A genomic segment from Nocardia cyriacigeorgica GUH-2 encodes:
- a CDS encoding membrane protein, translating to MYAIAATLLGLFLLACGLAHFLAPAYFANLVPPWMPRPKLLVAASGIAEIALGTMVILPVTRDIGGSLAAAMLAVYLLVWLDRLRTEPGRASAAGVAVNAAYLVWGGYVAVAGG from the coding sequence ATGTACGCTATCGCAGCGACCCTGCTCGGACTGTTCCTCCTCGCCTGCGGCCTCGCACACTTCCTGGCCCCCGCCTACTTCGCGAACCTGGTGCCGCCGTGGATGCCGCGACCGAAACTGCTTGTCGCGGCGTCCGGCATCGCGGAGATCGCGCTCGGCACGATGGTCATCCTGCCCGTCACCCGCGACATCGGCGGCTCGCTCGCCGCGGCCATGCTCGCGGTCTACCTGTTGGTCTGGTTGGACCGCCTGCGGACCGAGCCCGGGCGCGCGTCGGCCGCCGGCGTGGCAGTCAACGCGGCCTACCTCGTGTGGGGCGGATACGTCGCGGTGGCCGGTGGGTGA
- a CDS encoding helix-turn-helix domain-containing protein, whose product MSPEGLWRLERNDRRVLFACDATTALFADTGSAAVGVHDHPAWKLLLPLGDSPAEVEHSGLLAPSAVLIPPGWPHASRISDGYVGVFFDTPLLPRGTGPIALSQRSKHRLRDALALPDDLDGAPDLAAIHREITLLTGRTDHLDPRIARALEHLVDAPTLADLARTAGLSAPRLRRLVHDQIGVPLTRLRRWRRLRTAIGVLPTGSVADAAAHARFADKAHLARTARNMVGRAPSSLLL is encoded by the coding sequence ATGTCGCCGGAGGGCCTGTGGCGGCTTGAACGAAACGATCGCCGCGTGCTGTTCGCCTGCGACGCGACGACGGCCCTGTTCGCCGATACCGGCAGCGCGGCGGTCGGCGTCCACGACCATCCGGCCTGGAAACTGCTGCTGCCGTTGGGCGACAGTCCGGCCGAGGTCGAGCACAGCGGCCTCCTGGCACCGTCGGCGGTGCTGATCCCGCCCGGCTGGCCACATGCCAGCCGTATTTCCGATGGCTACGTCGGCGTCTTCTTCGACACCCCGCTCCTGCCGCGTGGCACCGGACCGATCGCGCTGTCTCAGCGCAGTAAGCACCGGCTCCGAGATGCGCTGGCGCTCCCCGATGACCTCGACGGCGCCCCCGACCTGGCTGCGATCCACCGTGAGATCACCCTGCTCACCGGCCGCACCGACCACCTCGATCCGCGGATAGCCCGGGCACTCGAGCATCTGGTCGACGCGCCCACGCTCGCCGACCTGGCAAGAACCGCAGGACTTTCCGCGCCGCGGCTGCGCCGCCTCGTCCACGACCAGATCGGCGTCCCGCTCACTCGCTTGCGCCGATGGCGGCGTCTGCGCACGGCCATCGGCGTCCTGCCCACGGGCTCGGTGGCCGACGCAGCCGCGCACGCACGGTTCGCCGACAAAGCCCATCTGGCGCGCACCGCACGGAACATGGTAGGCCGTGCGCCGTCGTCGCTGCTGCTCTGA
- a CDS encoding dihydrofolate reductase family protein, whose protein sequence is MNNPIRLYMSMSLDGYIAGPDDRPGQELGRGGGRLFNWLDDRESDGPSGQVYREALETGALISGRRTFELAGRWQGDHHDGVPIFVLTHRVADGDVPPGHARFVTDVDDCARQARAAAGDRPVMVHGASAAQALLRAGHLDEMEIHLVPVLLGEGRRLFDHLGGEHIELELVRRLEDRDVTHLRFRVRRPDADVA, encoded by the coding sequence GTGAACAATCCGATTCGCCTCTACATGTCGATGTCACTCGACGGATACATCGCCGGTCCGGACGACCGGCCCGGCCAGGAGCTCGGGCGCGGCGGCGGCCGTCTGTTCAACTGGCTCGACGACCGGGAATCCGACGGTCCCAGCGGTCAGGTGTATCGCGAGGCGCTGGAGACAGGCGCGCTGATCTCGGGTCGCCGCACCTTCGAACTCGCCGGGCGCTGGCAGGGCGACCATCACGACGGTGTGCCGATCTTCGTCCTCACCCACCGAGTGGCCGATGGGGACGTGCCACCGGGCCACGCGCGGTTCGTCACCGACGTCGACGACTGCGCCCGTCAGGCGCGCGCGGCCGCCGGGGACCGGCCGGTCATGGTGCACGGTGCGAGCGCGGCACAAGCGCTACTCAGAGCCGGGCACCTCGACGAGATGGAGATCCACCTGGTTCCGGTCCTGCTCGGCGAGGGCCGGCGGTTGTTCGACCACCTCGGTGGTGAGCACATCGAACTGGAGCTCGTCCGGCGGCTCGAGGACCGAGACGTCACGCACCTGCGCTTCCGGGTCCGCCGGCCCGATGCGGACGTCGCCTGA
- a CDS encoding amidase, which produces MSTPTHAFTDDALGELDAVALAAAIRDGQVSRAEVIEAAIERAQRVNPQLNAIQAECFAQARAARATSGVFSGVPVFVKDNTDIAGLPTCHGSAAFDPRPAKRTTGPGAQFLHPGFVALGKSTLPEFGLSASTEYADRPPTRNPWNTDHSAGASSGGSAALVAAGVVPIAHANDGGGSTRIPAAVNGLVGLKPTRTRLLDQPGARQLPVHLVAEGVVTRSVRDTAHYLAAAERFHTNTKLPPIGLVEGPSERRLRIGVIRHDVRGRAVHEETGAVLDSAAAVFAGLGHELVEARLAVDEQFVEDFKLYWAALAALLSTSFRIAQRKHFDPRLRDPFTKGLAALATSRPLSVAGAVRRLRAAPVLYDAHFAEVDVLLSPVLSHPAPRIGDQSPNLPFDELFAKLVDYVGFTPLNNVGGGPAVSLPHGRMSANLPGSIQLSARRGAERTLLDLAYQFESASPFPRITDVAAPREQNAS; this is translated from the coding sequence ATGAGCACACCCACACACGCATTCACCGACGACGCGCTCGGCGAGCTGGACGCGGTGGCCCTGGCCGCGGCGATTCGGGACGGGCAGGTGAGCCGCGCCGAGGTGATCGAGGCCGCGATCGAACGGGCGCAGCGAGTCAACCCGCAGCTCAACGCCATTCAGGCGGAATGCTTCGCCCAGGCGCGCGCCGCGCGGGCCACCTCCGGGGTGTTCTCCGGTGTGCCGGTCTTCGTCAAGGACAACACCGACATCGCCGGGCTGCCGACCTGTCACGGATCGGCCGCGTTCGACCCGCGCCCGGCCAAGCGCACCACCGGCCCCGGTGCCCAGTTCCTGCATCCCGGATTCGTCGCGCTCGGCAAGTCGACGCTGCCGGAGTTCGGCCTCTCCGCCAGTACCGAGTACGCCGACCGGCCGCCCACCCGCAATCCGTGGAACACCGACCACTCGGCCGGTGCGTCATCGGGCGGGTCGGCGGCGCTGGTCGCGGCCGGGGTCGTGCCGATCGCTCATGCCAACGACGGTGGCGGCTCGACCCGGATCCCGGCCGCGGTCAACGGGCTGGTCGGATTGAAGCCGACCCGCACCCGGCTGCTGGATCAGCCTGGCGCCCGGCAGTTGCCGGTCCATCTGGTCGCCGAAGGAGTCGTGACCCGCTCGGTGCGCGACACCGCGCACTATCTGGCCGCCGCCGAACGCTTCCACACCAACACCAAGCTGCCCCCGATCGGCCTGGTGGAAGGCCCGAGCGAGCGGCGGCTGCGGATCGGCGTGATCAGGCACGACGTCCGTGGGCGGGCAGTGCACGAGGAAACCGGAGCCGTGCTCGACTCCGCCGCGGCCGTGTTCGCCGGCCTCGGCCACGAGCTGGTCGAGGCCCGGCTCGCGGTCGACGAGCAGTTCGTCGAGGACTTCAAGCTGTACTGGGCGGCACTCGCGGCGCTGCTGTCGACGTCGTTCCGGATCGCGCAGCGCAAGCACTTCGACCCGCGCCTGCGTGACCCGTTCACCAAGGGGCTGGCGGCCTTGGCGACGAGCAGGCCGCTGAGCGTTGCGGGCGCGGTGCGCAGGCTACGCGCGGCGCCGGTGCTCTACGACGCTCATTTCGCCGAGGTCGATGTGCTGCTCAGCCCGGTGCTCTCACATCCGGCGCCGCGCATCGGCGACCAATCGCCGAACCTGCCGTTCGACGAGCTGTTCGCCAAGCTCGTCGACTACGTCGGGTTCACCCCGCTCAACAATGTGGGCGGCGGCCCTGCCGTATCGCTGCCACACGGGCGCATGTCGGCGAACCTGCCCGGCTCGATCCAGCTGTCGGCCCGGCGCGGCGCCGAACGCACCCTGCTCGACCTGGCCTACCAGTTCGAGTCGGCCAGCCCGTTCCCGCGGATCACGGATGTGGCGGCCCCGCGCGAACAGAACGCGAGTTAG